The Thamnophis elegans isolate rThaEle1 chromosome Z, rThaEle1.pri, whole genome shotgun sequence DNA window CAGTAACAGTTCTAGTTATTCTTGTACCCCTTTTGCTCATCCTTTTTTCCTACATCCTCATCATTTCTACTATTTTCACAATGCCACTGGCCAAGAACAGGCGCAAAGCATTTTCCACTTGTTCCTCACATCTCACCGTGGTCTGCATTTTCTATGGAACCTGCATTGTTACCTACATTCATCCCAACTCAGAATATTCCATGGACAGTAGCCGATTCCTTGCCCTGCTCTACACAGTGGTGACCCCAAGTTTAAATCCCATCATTTACAGCTTGAGGAATAAAGAGATGAAAGTGGCTTTCAAGAAAACTGTAGCAAGGAAACAGATCCTCTTTATGGGGTAATAGAGGTAGATCCATAGGTTTGATGTTTTCAACACAATGTAGTTGTCATGCACATATTTCTAGAGTAGAATGGACTCCAGGGAATACCAGTGGCAGATCTCACCCTTTACAAAAGAAGGATtcaggcagatttttttaaaacaaagagggAGCCCTGAAAGATAACCTAAGTTTATTATTGTGATAGAATTCAAATGAAGGTTAATATAGctcaatttatttaaaaagaaagctgCTGGGCTGTTCTTAAAAGtataaagaaaagagaggaaaaaggaaggagataaaAGATGCTTTTAAGATATCAGTAGCAATCTGGGTGTGATTATGAAGCAGTGGGGTAGACTGCCAAGAtaagttgtggtttttttttgaaaaacaaaacaagaaggcATTATTCGATAAGTGCAATTTCTGTGTGTAGTGaattacaatattttttctttcccagAACTCTTTTGAAATTGTGCTATCTTGTCTTCTCCAAGTTTACCATCATTTCTTGCCTTTGCAAAGTTTTATGCCTGAGCTGATAGTTAttctggaaaagtgtttttgtaGATGAGATGATTGCATAATTTGAAATGGCATGGCTGTGACGGTGCTTTATTTTTGCTAGAAAGATATATTTGGCTGAGCACTTCTAACTTGAGCTGCAGAAATACTACTTTACTACTTTCATTTGTGTTTGTACTTATAgttattagtttatcaaacatgtacaagatagcaggtataaatataaacatggatatgaatgaaataaataaatgcaaataaattgggACAGTAGAACAGAGactgtaggcatgctggtgcgcttatgcctgCCCTCTTTATGGacacttaggaatggggtgaggtccatggtagacaattGAAGGAGGGAAATCAAGGAACATCAGACAGTATTATTTAGCACTGTGAAGGTGTATATAaatctacgtgctattgctacatatacAGCTGAGCACTGAATTAAAAAATGTACCATATAGGAACTTTAGactaattctgattttttttccaaatatttgctGAGATAGCGATCTTATTAGAATCGCAACAATAATAAACCATGCTCTTTCTTACCATCCATTTATGCATTGATATGAAATTAatgttttattatcctgtactgaaatatttccttttctctttcttcactAACAAACTTATTGTATCCCCGACTGAACATCTACAGATGGAGTAGTTATAGTTCGGATGACCTAACAATTTTGCAAGGAGGTGGCTAGTTaggtctctgtttctggcactgaATGCAGAAATCAAAATCTTCCCCTCAATATTATCCAAATGGCATTCCAGAATAGATTGCAGCCATAGTAGCATTTCAGTAAGAACGTTGACAATGTATATGAGAATGGCAAAACATTTAACATAAAATTAGCCCCTTATCTAAATCAGATATTGAGGTATGTTCATTTCAGAGAGGTAGTCCTTATGGTGTTATGATTACAACCCTTTTATGTTTACATTCCATTGAAGATTTACTAATGATAACAGGAAGTATTGccagattttttattttgtttttaaattttctgggTCATTTAGTTCTTTGGAGGGAGGAGCAGGTAACTCTTTAAATTTTGATCTGatagaaatggatggaaaagAATACTCTTCCCCTGGTCATTGAAAAGAAGCAATGGTCCCCATTTGCAGATTATGGGATGACAGAAGTCTTTTTCCTAAATCCGCTTCCCTGAAGATGTTCTTCCTCCTGATATGTTAGAAGAAACCATCATCAagaggtcccaaaggtgctttttcaagaggcaacttgactttctttcCTTGAAGAttatttttcccttgaagatgttccacttctcacccaagaagcttcttcagttcttgagtTCTTCAGGGcttcagtcagaattgaagaagcttcttggatgagaagtgaaacatcttcaaggaaaaacatgtTCAAGGAAACAAAGCCTAGTTGCCTCTTGaggaagcatctttgggacaacaatgatctaggtgactaagaatctctacagatatTTTTCAGAGGATTGGGCCTTCTGAGCATATGAGCCTACATTcatatagatttattttattgtgaTTTGAATAATAGTCTGAAACTGGCCAGCTAAGTAATGTCTTTCCCTCTGGAAGAATTTGTCTCAACTGGCTAATATGGTGCCCTCCAGTGgggggatttaatttttttattactggttccatgggcatggctttgtaggtgtggcaggagaaggatactgcaaaatccccattccttccccacctcattaacctgctttccagctctgttctcctgtgcaggacaacaaaagaagactcagcTGATCAGCTGTGACTCCAATCAGCTGtgactcaggaggcagtgaatcAATGGaggcggagccagccagaggtggtatttgctggttctctaaactattcaaaatttccactactggttcactagAACCAGTTAGAACTGGCTATATACCACCTCTAGTCCCCTCTCTTTTAATGTTCAGAAGTGCCACCAGATCAGCAGTTCTTAACCTGTGGGTTGTGACCCCTTTGGGGGTGTGTCGAATGATCCTTTTataggggtcacctaagaccatcggaaaacacatattttcaatggtcttaggaaccgagacaccaattttatcgttgggggtcaccacaacatgagggaCTATATTAAAGGGTTGGCGGCATTGGGAAGATTGAGAACCATTGCACTAGATGCTTCTTTTTCCTAAAACTTCCAAGGCAGAGTATCAGCTAAGTGAAGAATACTAAGTTCATTTTGAGCTTAATGGAAAGTTTGGGTGTTTGTTAATGAAATTTAGCTGTTATTCTTTCCATGTAGCCCAGATTTGAAATAGACTCCACCAGGTTGACTGAAATTCTATCACattgatagcaatattccaatatttcaggggctgtcacagagaggagagggccaagctattttctaaggcacctgaaggccagataaggaataatggatggaaactgaacaaggagagattcaacctagaaataaggaggaattttctgaaagtgagaacaatcaaccaatggaatagaagttgcctttggaagttttgggagcttcatcacttgagactttcaagaagagattgggctgccgcttgttagaaatggtgtagggtctcctgcttgagcggtggggggggggaggctggactagataaaccataaggtcccttccaactctgttggatCAGATTAATCTGTTAACCTGATGCAGGTTACAATAACAGAATCCTGAAAGCTTGACTCAGCCTGTTATACCTGAATGAATGAAGATGGAGTCAATTAGAGCTTTTTTCTCAGGATTTCCATGTTTCCTGggattaaaacatatttttgtttctgtaatcATGTCTGCCTCCTTTCTCTGAGGTCATGTCTCTGCCACTCTAATAAAAATATAGatgtttttgaaatatattttatgataTCATTTCTGAGAATCTTGGTTAGGTGGAGCAATCAGTAAATTTCTATATCAATAAAACATTCATAAATGCTACTTCCAGTTGGATCCCCTGTGAACGACCGAGAATTCCTACTAGTATGTAATGCTATTACAGGAACACAACTATGCACTCTTCAAATTATAAAATCCAGGATGGATATGCTCAtaatttcaatttcttcatcCACCCAATCATACAAAATTATAGGTGAATCACTACTTAACCCAACAATGTGAATATTTAACTATGAACAAACTGTATTATTTGAGATTCAAATTGTGTGAGCcaaaggtggcattcagcaggttctgaccagttctggagaacctgtagtggaaattttgagcagttcagagaactggtaaataccacttctgactgccccccccatctattctctgcctcccaagtcccagctgttcaggaggaaatagggattttgcagtaaccttcccctggagtggggagggaatggagattttacagtacccttcccctgccatgcccactaagccatgggCACaaatccatgcccacagaaccagttgaatcccaccactggtgtgagcaTCAGgtgaaatgaaagaaatggaaaaggaactgaaataaattgaaatttcTTCAACTCAGGAAAGAGGAGAGATATTAAAATTATCTCAAAGTTATAGAAATTGTAAATGAAAATATTCAGTATCTGAGATCACTGGGTTTCCTAATTCTGCTGTAGGGAGTGTATTACCCTGGGGCCGGGGTGTCTTCTAGTATTAATTTACCAGATTCCCAAGATCAATCTTTGAGTTTCTTTCATGAGATCTTGTTAGAGAAAAAGTCTTCAAATCTCTTTGGAATTTTGGAACTTCTAGGAGTCTGGAGGCTTCTTTAGACTTGTTAATGTCAGTTCCTATAAACAGCCTACATTATACATTTTTTCCCGAGGAGGGACTGCATAAAGACTCATTTTCAAGATCTTGAATTACCAATGAAAGTTACAGCATGTGCAGTGTTCCTTAAGAAGAAATATTCTATCTCTATAAAAATCATCAAAAAACCATTCATAAAGTAAGATTGATACTTCATAAATAAACAAGGTCAGGTTCAGTGGGATGGTTCCAGTGGGTATGCAACTTCATGAAAATAAGTTTCATTTTTGAATGATAGACAGAGAAATATTAAGAGAATTTTATCACCAGCAGTAAAAAGTTCTTAATTCAAATCAGTAAAAATTGAGCTCATTCTTGTAATGGCCAGAATCTctaaaataataaagaattaaataGGCAAAGTTGTGTCACCTTGAAATTAAGGGTCTGCCTTAAACTCAAGAGGTCCATGTTTAAATTGTCGGCACTGAAAATTCTGACAAATCAGTTCTAAAAATATAGAGAATTATTGTGTGATTCATTAAAATGGTATAATTGCAAAAAAGTCTGAAGGACCTTAAATTAGATGACCAGTCTCTAGTTTTCAAGAACTTGATCCAATTAACTACTTTTGATAAATGTGGatatagaaaataattatttagtGTGAAAAGGGTATTGATTGTCAATAGCTGCTAAAACCAATAGTTGCACATCAacaagtcattgttgactctaAATTGTCTGTGGGATGACCTGTCTATTACTTAGTCCTTCAGGTTTCCCAAAGATACACCTATTGGCACTTTAACTTTGTCCAAATAACTTGCCAATCGTCTTCCTCTTGTCTTTCCTCCCATCTTTTCTAGCAATAGAGCTTTTTCCAGAAACCCTGGTCTTTGCATAATATGTTCAAAGTGAAATAACTTGAGTGTGATGATTTGTGCTCTTTGTGAGAACtttgtttaatgtttattttcttggtATTCTTAATAttctcaagttttttttaaaaaataatgatgtttagacatttaaattagtttttccaTTGTTATTCCTCAAGATTGAAATTACTGAaaacaaatgtaatttttatttcacATTCATTTTGTGTTCTCAGGCTTCAGTCTCAACAATATTATGAAGAAAGACAACCAGTCCTGTTTGACCGAGTTCATCCTTTTGGGCTTCTCAGATTTCCAAACAGTACAAGAACTTTTCTTTTGCCTGGTTCTAATATTCTACTTCATAGCCCTGATAGGCAACAGCCTGGTTTTGATCCTCACTCTTACCAGTCCTAGTCTTCACACCCCAATGTACTTCTTTCTCTGGAACTTGTCCTTTGTGGAAATTGGCTACACCTCCTCCATCAGCCCAAAGATGTTGGTGAATGCATTATCAGACAACCAGAACATATCATTTTGGGGCTGTGGAATTCAACTGTGTTTCTACCTTCTCTTTGGTACCACTGAGTGTTGTCTCCTTTGTGTCATGGCATATGACCGCTACGTTGCCATTTGCCAACCCTTGCAATACCCATCTATCATGAACCTCAGGGAATGTGCTAAGCTTGCTGCTGCCTCATGGACCATTGGGATATCGGTGGGTCTGGGGCAATCTATTTCAATCTTCACCCTTCCCTTCCGTGGGTCAAACAGAATCAGCCATTTCTTCTGTGACCTTATGCCTGTTCTGAGACTGGCTTCCACCAATATTTACAAAAATGAAGTGGCCGTTGCCACAGTAACAGTTCTAGTTATTCTTGTACCCCTTTTGCTCATCCTTTTTTCCTACATCCTCATCATTTCCACTATTTTCACAATGCCACTGGCCAAGAACAGGCGCAAAGCATTTTCCACTTGTTCCTCACATCTCACCGTAGTCTGCATTTTCTTTGGGACTGGCATTTTTACCTACATTCATCCCAGCTCAGAATATTCTATGGATAGTAATAGATTTCTTGCCCTGCTCTACACAGTAGTGACCCCGAGTTTGAACCCCATCATTTACAGCTTGAGGAATAAAGAGATAAAGGCTGCTTTCATGAAATCTGTAACAAGGAAGCAGATCTTATTTACTGAATAATTTTAGTGTACCCACATATTTGTTCTCTTCAACAGAATTCAATTGTGAACATAAATATTAGGTAAAATGGATATATTAATGGCAGAATGAATCTTTACTGAAGAATGATCTGGATAGATTTATTTAAAATAGGGAGAGAGTCTTGAAAGTTAACCTAAGCACATTAAAAGTAAAGGTATAAGtttccctcacatatatgtgctagtcgttcccgattctaggggatggtactcatctctgtttcaaagccagagagaCAACATGGTTCAGAGATTTCtctttggtcatgtggcctgcatgactaaatgccgaaggctcacagagctcactccgttaggcagctctagggattcgaaccgatgaactgccaacctttctgatcgacaaactcagtgttttagccacagAACCACCATGTCCTGCTAAGTACATTATTCTGATAGGATTCAGATAAAGGTTAGCTGTCAAtttattgaaaaggaagaatGCCAGACTGCTCAAAAAGTCTAAAGAAAGGGGTGGCAAAAGGAAGGAGATAAAGTATCATTTCAAGAGATCAGTAGCAATCAGGGTGTATGAATGAAACAATGAGGAAGATGACCAAGTCAGTTGAGATTCTAAAATACAAGAAGGCAATATTCTATAAACACAATTTctgtgtgggaagttttaatCTTTTGGTTTCCCAGATCTCACATATCTTGTGATATTTTTGTCTTTGTTCCATTCCTTTATTTTTGCTGGGAAGATGAATCTGGTTTAGGAGCTTTTAATTTGAGGTGCAGAAATAGGAGTATGAGAGATTTACTACTTTCATGGAAAGGGAGATAAAGGAATATCAGACAGTATTATTTATTCAAGTATATGTACAACTGAGCACTGAATTCAGAGATGGTACCACATAGGAACTTTagattaattttgattttttttaaaaaaatattcctggaTATATTGGTCTTATTAGAATTGCAACAATAATAAACAAATGCTATTCTTTGTTATTAAAAAACCCTTTATCCATTTATCATTTATATGACATCAGTGTTTTATTATCCTGTATTGAAATATTaagagatgcagtggctcagtggctaagatgctgagtttgctgatcagaaaggttggcagttcgaatccctagcaccgcctaacagagtgagctcccggtacttgtccgagcttctgccaacctagcagtttgaaagcacgtaaaaatgcaagtagaaaaatagaaaccactttggtgggaagattctgtgcacctttgccatttagtcatgctggccacatgaccatggggatgtcttTAGATAGCACTAACTCTTCGGTTTTGAAAGggtgatgagcactgccccatagagccaggaacgactagcacatatgtgcaaggggaacttttaccttttacctaTTGAAATATTTCTTCTTATTCTTCACTGACAAACCTATTGGATTCCTTTTTTAACATTTACAGATGGAGTAATTACAACTTGGGTGACATAACAACTATGCAAGGAGCTAGCTGGTTAGATTTCCCCTTTTGCCACTGGATGCAGAAATCCAGATCTTTCTCTGGATATTCTTGTAAGGTCATTCCAGTTTCAGTAAGAGGTCTAATAAAGTTCTCTTTAAAAAGAACTATAAAACTAACATAAAAATAGTCCCTCATTGAAATCTGGGCTAGGGAATCTGGGCTAGATGGAGCAATCAGTAAATTTCAGTATCAATAAAGTAATTAATAAATGGTACTCTGAGCTGGCTCCCCTGTGAACTATTCAATTTCTACTAAGTTGATAAAATGGCTATCAAAGCAACAGCAATATGTACTCTTAAAACTACAAAAGCCAGGACTGATTTGCttataatttcaattttttaCGTATGCCCAATCATAGAAAATTCTAGATGAATCACCAGAGGTAACCTAACAATGTGAATATTTAATTACAAACAAACTATACTATTTGAGATCCACATCATGTGAGCATCAGGTGATATGGAAGAAATGGGAAaggaattgaaataaaattgaacTTTCTGGAGCTCAAGGAAGAGGAGTAATATTAAAATCAGCCCCAAAAGTTTCCACACAGTTGTTGATTTCATGGCAGAACTTTAGGCACAATATCTATTATGCCATTGTAATCATCTTTTGAACTAAATTCCCTATATGAGTGAGTTAGCATGGCAAATGATTAGAGAGTCATGGAAAATGTAAATGAAAATATCTAGTATCCACTGGGTTTGTTAACTTAGCTGTAGGGAATGCTTTTCCCTAGATCCAGTTTGTCTTCTGGTATTAATTTGCCAGATCCCCAGGATGAAACCTTTGATGTTTCATGAGACCTTGTTAGAGAaaaatttttttccagtctctctGGAATTTTGGAACCTCTAGGAGTCCAGGGGCTTCTCCAAATTTGGTAATGTCAGCTCCACTAAAGAGCCtacagtatttcattttttttcctgaggaaGGAAAGCATAAAGACTCATTTAAGGCAGTAGAATTTTCAAGACCTTGAATTACCAATGAATATTACAGCATGTGGCTCGTTCCTTAAGAAGGAATTATCtctataaaaaaaaacaccagaaaacCATTCACAAAGTAAGACTGAAATCTCATAATTTATGAAGGTCAGATTTGGTGGGATGGTTTCTGCAGATAGTCAATTTCATGAAAAGAAGTTTTATTTCTTAATAATAGTCTGAGGAATATTAAGAGAATTATATCATCAGCAATGTagttataaaaagtttttatttcaagGAAACACGGTAACAGCTTTCATTCTTATAATGGTCAGAATCGctgaaataataaagaattaaagaaacaaaGATGTGTCAGCTTGAAATCAAGTCTGTGCCCTAAACTCAAGAGGGACATATTTAAATTCTGAACATTGAAAATTCTGACAAACCAAttctgaaaaaaaagagaatgactgtgtgattcattAAAATGatataattgcaaaaaaaaatgtgtaggACACTAAATTTAAATCAGCAGTCTCCAATTTTCAATAACGATCCAATTGACTTCTTTTGAGTAAATGTGAGGGATGCAGGATATAGATATCTATTATTAAAAGGCTATTAATTGTTAAATTGATTGACCAATTAGGTGCTATCAAATCAATGTTGACTATAAATTGTCTGCATAATGATCTGTCCCTAATCTGGTCCTTTAGGTTTTCTAAGGATGCATTTATTGTCATTGCAACTTAGGCCATGTAATTTGCTGATTgtttccctcttctctttccttctacctttcacAGCAACAAAGCTTTTTCCAGAAACCTATCTCTTTGCATAATATGTCCaagataaattaatttaaatctgaTGATTTGTATCTTGAGAACTCTGGTTTGACATGTTTTATTAGGTCCACTTGGTTATTTTCTAGTTTATCCATGATATTCTTCAAAACCAATGTTCAAACTTCCCATTCTTATTCTTCAAAGCTGAAATTGCTAAAAGAGGCATGCAATGCTTATGTCAGATTCTTCTTGCTTTCTTAGGCTTCAACCTGGACAATACTATGAAGAAAGACAACCAGTCCTGTTTGACTGAGATGATCTTGATAGGTTTCTCAGATTTCAAGACAATACAAGAGCTTTTATTTTGCCTGGTTCTAATATTCTACTTCATAGCCTTGATGGGCAACAGCCTGGTTTTGATCGTCACTATTTTAAGCCCTACCCTTCATACTCCAATGTACTTCTTCCTCTGGAACCTGTCTTTTTTGGAAATCGGCTATACCTCCTCCATCAATCCAAAGATGCTAATGAACTTATTATCAAAGAATCAGACTATATCCCTTTGGGGTTGTGGATGTCAAATgtgtttctttgttctttttagtGTCACTGAATGTTGTCTTCTTTGTGTCATGGCATATGACCGCTATGTTGCCATTTGCAAACCTTTGCAATACCCATATATCATGAACTACAGGGAATGTGTTAATTTTGTTGCTGCATCATGGGTCTTTGGGATTTTGATGGGTTTGGGGCAATCTATTTCAATATTCACCCTTCCATTCTGCAGGTTGAATAGAATCAGCCATTTCTTCTGTGATATTATGCCTGTTTTAAGACTGACTTCCACCGATACTTACAAAAATGAAGTGGCCAATGCCATACTAACCATGGTGTTTGCCCTGGTACCCCTTTTGTTCATCCTTTTTTCCTACATCCTCATCATCTCTACTATTCTCATGATGCCAGCGGCTAAGAACAGGCAGAAAGCATTTTCCACTTGTTCCTCACATCTCACTGTTGTTCTTCTCTACTATGGAACAATCACTGCAGCCTACATTCATCCCAACTCAGCAAATTCTCAGGACAATAACAGGTTCCTTGCCCTACTCTACACAGTAGTGACCCCAAGCTTGAACCCCATCATTTACAGCCTGAGGAACAAAGAGATAAAAGCTGCTTTCAAGAAAACAATAGCAAAGTTATGTGTCTTCCTTAGGTAAAAATCCAGTTATTTCAGTTGGTTTCAGCCTTTCATAGCGTGACTTTTCTTGTGCACATATTTATGGGTAGAAGCAATTCTAGAAAATAACAGTAGTCATTGTTATCTTTAGAAGTACACAGAGATGGGGCTAGATTTATTCAAGAAAAAGGGGAGAGCCATGTCAGGATACCtaaatttaatattttgataCAATCTAAGAAAAGGATTGATTAGCAAGTTCCTTACAAGGAAGGCTGTCACTGTCATAACAAGTCCAGGTTCAGATGAGGAGACTGACAATTAGCATTCAGTTCCAGTGTTGTTGCCTGATTAGCTGCAACGAAAGGAGATGGAGCCATGCAGTAACCAGTAGGCACAGCTGCTGCCAGTGTCTGAAAATGAGGACACATCGCTTCCCAGTGCAAGAATTCACTGTGCagagagcagagcagaggaaACACATTCTGTAAGGCTCCGTGCAAGAAAGGAACTTTGCCCTTCCAAAAGGGTAACATTGGGATTGCTTATCCCAAAggtgacctgggtgactgagaatatccatggACGTTGGAATTGCTTCTGTTTAAGAATAGCAAGCTCCAGTCTCTCTGTTGGCCACAATTGTTGGTTTACCTAGACTCTGCGTGCCTTGTCTCCCAACATGAAACCTCAGGACTTTGACTCTGACTCTTTGAACTGGCTGATGAACCGTCTACATTTTGACCCTTGGACTGTTTGACAAGTCTTGTGCCTACTATTTTGGAACTCCCCTAAGGCAAACTTTTTTTCCAttcaagtttttttcttttttaatacaaattatacatattataggaacaaagagttgtcgggtcttttcttttacatcctctcattcaCATAGTCCTTTTAACATCATAGTTTCATTTTCACTTtcaattattctcttccattatttttcatctttatgattattttttcttaatacataaacaatatcttcaattgccccttcaaagttacaccaaattatcctttcttattttctccattggtatattttactataaacagcatacattctctaattcaatttaaacatagacagcatttctttcaattttttctataattaacaatatactatcatttatttcttaattagttacatcACAGTAACAATTTTATATTACTCTCTTTAATCATGTaactctttccccctttcttccccttttaaccattttctcttgggcctcaaaaattccagttttaattttttcccttcttctccccctttcccctaacttcttctccccccccataTTTTTGTGAtgattgtatcttttcttcagagtgtttacttttattattctagtaactTTCCCCAGGGTTTTTTCTGTTCTCCTTACTattttgtgatttcttttttgagagaactcctttttctgctttttctttgtgaCTGTATATCCCAGTAAAATCTTCtatctgtgtttttattttcagttcttcTTTTTCTCATCTTATCTTCCTGTACCTCATTTGTGCTCCCTCTCCTAAGGAAAACTTATTGGACTTTAGGGCTCTCTGCTGTGAACATGCATGTTGTTAAGTTCATGTTTcctttgccatttatttattgactTCACAAAGTTATCCTTCTTGGTATTAAGACTAGGCCTCTTCCTCTCCAACAATAGATAATATGGAATTAACACCAAACAAacaatcaagtaaaaaaaaaaccaataccctaatcaaggaactattaTGGAGAAAACTGCATCTCCACCAACATTGGCAGGGGAAGCTACTCTGTAAAAATAGGGAATAAACCTCACATTCACTAGCTCTTATGATATAACCTAATTGGGTAATAAAACTTCTGCGAGCAATACAGAAGGTCAGAGAGCCTCAAGTACCCCGAACAATCTAttgtatattctcttctattggaactgATGAACAGTTAGGCTCTTTTCACTTTCTTGTTCCACGGATGTAGATCAATAGTTGTCagccctttttttggccatgccccacctaaccatctttaaaatcctgatgccccccctttgacatataattcttaatttactcaaaaagtgaactcagggaaagcctaaaaggccattaacttggcttAAAAAAGGTTCAAATGactcccattaaaaatcaaattgcctcccTGTGGGGCATGGGGCCCACATTAGGAACCACT harbors:
- the LOC116521628 gene encoding olfactory receptor 10P1-like, with translation MKKDNQSCLTEFILLGFSDFQTVQELFFCLVLIFYFIALIGNSLVLILTLTSPSLHTPMYFFLWNLSFVEIGYTSSISPKMLVNALSDNQNISFWGCGIQLCFYLLFGTTECCLLCVMAYDRYVAICQPLQYPSIMNLRECAKLAAASWTIGISVGLGQSISIFTLPFRGSNRISHFFCDLMPVLRLASTNIYKNEVAVATVTVLVILVPLLLILFSYILIISTIFTMPLAKNRRKAFSTCSSHLTVVCIFFGTGIFTYIHPSSEYSMDSNRFLALLYTVVTPSLNPIIYSLRNKEIKAAFMKSVTRKQILFTE
- the LOC116522589 gene encoding olfactory receptor 10AG1-like, which encodes MKKDNQSCLTEMILIGFSDFKTIQELLFCLVLIFYFIALMGNSLVLIVTILSPTLHTPMYFFLWNLSFLEIGYTSSINPKMLMNLLSKNQTISLWGCGCQMCFFVLFSVTECCLLCVMAYDRYVAICKPLQYPYIMNYRECVNFVAASWVFGILMGLGQSISIFTLPFCRLNRISHFFCDIMPVLRLTSTDTYKNEVANAILTMVFALVPLLFILFSYILIISTILMMPAAKNRQKAFSTCSSHLTVVLLYYGTITAAYIHPNSANSQDNNRFLALLYTVVTPSLNPIIYSLRNKEIKAAFKKTIAKLCVFLR